The following DNA comes from Terriglobales bacterium.
GTGTTCGGCGCCGGCTTCCCGCAGATCCTCGACGAGTACGTCCTGCGCGACTTTGCCGTCTATTTCGGATTGGTTCTTTCCACCTTCGTCCTGCTGACCCTGGTGTTCACCTTCTTCGAACTTCTGGGCGACATCATCCGCAACCGCGTTCCGCTGGTGACCGTGGGAGCGTATCTGCTGAACTTCCTGCCCTCGGTGATCTATGTGATGACGCCGCTCAGCGTGCTCATCGCGGTGCTGGTGACCTTCGGGCTGATGGAGAAGGCCAACGAGATCACGGCCATGAAGGCCACCGGCATCAGCCTGTACCGCATCATCATGCCGGTGCTGGCGGTGGGACTGGTGCTGGCGGTCGGGCTGTTCTTCTTCGAGCGCGAAGTCCTGCCTGGCGCCAACAAGCGCCAGGACGCGCTGTGGAGCGCCATGAAGGGCAAGCCGCCCCAGACCTATCTGCGCGCCGACCGCAAGTGGATCTTCGGCCAGCAGTCCAGCATCTTCTACTACGAATTCTTCGACCCCGACCACAACTCGTTCGGCCGCTTGGCGGTCTTCCAGTTCGATCCCCAG
Coding sequences within:
- the lptG gene encoding LPS export ABC transporter permease LptG; this translates as VFGAGFPQILDEYVLRDFAVYFGLVLSTFVLLTLVFTFFELLGDIIRNRVPLVTVGAYLLNFLPSVIYVMTPLSVLIAVLVTFGLMEKANEITAMKATGISLYRIIMPVLAVGLVLAVGLFFFEREVLPGANKRQDALWSAMKGKPPQTYLRADRKWIFGQQSSIFYYEFFDPDHNSFGRLAVFQFDPQTLSITRRIYATRVHWEESFQGWIFEQGWERSFRGPAIERYEKFDVRTFPDITEPPSYFKKEVKQSSEMNYEELSGYIDDLKQSGFDVVRLRVQLHKKLAYPLITFVMAVLAIPFSLSAGRRGAIAGVAMAIGIGVVYWVASGLFENLGNVGALPAALAAWSPDLLFALIGGYLIFRLPT